Sequence from the Priestia megaterium genome:
TACTTTTAAAACCATTATCTTAAGAAATATTCATTCTTTTTTTCATTTCACAAAAAAACTTGCTGATTCAGCAAGTTTTTATTATTAATTTTCCGTTAAAAATTGTTGAGTTGTTCTTAGCTTTCCTATTTTCGGAAAGATGTAAGAAAGAGTTGCTTCATGCTCTTCTTTTGTAAATGTCGCCATGGCATCCGTGATAAAAATTTGGTTATACCCATACTGAAATGCTTCACGAGCTGTGCTTTCCACACCAATATTTGTTGCAATTCCGCAAAGGACAATTGTATCAATTCCTCTTCGGCGAAGCTGAAGGTCTAAATCTGTCCCAAAAAAGGCTCCCCACTGACGTTTTGTCACAATGTAATCATTCTCTTGAACATTAAGTCTTGGATCGAATCCTGCCCAGTCTGCAGGTCTTTCTTGAGGAGCAGATGGCTTTTGATCCGTTTCTGGCGTCAACGCATCTTTTCCATCTTGAAAATCTACTCGTACAAAGCTAATAAATCCATTTTGTTCGCGGAAACGATTCACAAGCTGAACAGATTTCTCTACAATTTCGTCTCCTCCAATTGGAACAATCCCTTTTTGTAAATCAATTAAAACAAGCGCTGTTATAGTAAAATCGATATCTTCCATCTTCATCTTTCCTTTCTTACATATCTTTTCTATTCTCTCCGTTTTTTAAAATCATATAAAAAAAGCTGACGCGTGTCAGCTTTTTTACTTACGAGCATTCAGTAGAACGCTTCCAACCATATGTTTTACTTAACAGATACAATTTTTACTGACATATCTCCACCAGGAGTTTGAACAGTTACTTGATCTCCAATTTGTTTGCCCATTAGACTTTTAGCAATTGGCGAATCATTTGAAATTTTCCCTTCAAACGGATCTGCTTCTGCACTACCTACAATTGTATACGTTTCTTCGTCACCATCTGGCAACTCTACAAATGTTACAGATTTACCTAATGATACAATAGAAGAATTTTCTACATCTTCTTCAATAATTTTCGCATTGCGAATCATATTCTCAAGCGTTGTAATACGGCCTTCTACGAAAGCCTGCTCGTCTTTTGCAGAATCGTACTCAGAGTTCTCCGATAAATCTCCAAAACTGCGGGCGATTTTAATACGCTCTACAACTTCTTTACGTTTTACTGTTTTTAAATATTCTAGCTCTTGCTCTAGCTTTAGCTTTCCTTCTTCTGTCATTGGAAATACTTTTTCTTGTGCCATAATCCCTTCACTCCTTCTTGAACTCAAAATCTCTAGTGTATACAGTCGATTTCTGTATGTACAAAAAATTTTCCACTCTGTGGAAAAATCAGTTAATAGAGAAATGACAGCTTCAAAATAGAAGCTGCTCGTTTCTCTATTCTTTATAATGTTTGTGTTTAGTTAGCAGAATATGTCTGCATTGTCTTCAAAAAAATTCCTGCATCTATGCTATGTTATTATAAAATGGCATTTTGTTCAAGAATTGTTTGAATTTTAGTGACCATCAAGTCAATCGCTACGTGGTTTTGACCGCCTTCAGGAATGATAATATCTGCATATCGTTTTGTTGGTTCAACAAACTGATTATGCATCGGGCGAACGACAGATACGTATTGATCAACAACTGACTCAAGCGTACGCTCTCGTTCTTTAATATCACGAAGCATACGACGAATGATACGAAGATCCGCATCTGTATCTACGTATAGCTTGATATCCATTAAATTACGCAAGCGCTGATCTTCTAGTACAAGAATACCTTCTAAGATAATAACATCTTTTGGTTCTTCTCTAATTACCTTTTCAGAGCGCGTATGAATTGCGTAATCATATACCGGTTTGTCAATGCTCTCATAATTTAATAAGTTTTGCAAGTGTTCAATCAGCAAATCATTATCAAATGCTAAAGGATGATCGTAGTTTGTTTGCAAACGCTGTTCAAACGGTACATCGCTTTGATCTTTATAATAATAGTCTTGCTCAAGAAGCATAATAGAATGCCCTTTAAAATACTCATAAATAGCTTTGGTTACAGTTGTTTTACCAGAACCGGATCCACCAGCGATACCGATTACAACGGGCTTTTTCCCCATTTATATTTAAATCCCCTTTCGCATCATGTTATATGAAAATAGAGGTTGGTCCACTTTAAATTTCACAATTTGCAGCGGATGACGCGCAGCATCTAGTTCATTGCCATCTTCGTCCCAAATTTTATCTATTTTTTGCGTAAAGTTTTTAATTTCCGGACCGAAAAATTCCACTTCTTCTCCCGGTTTAAAATAGTTACGCTGTTGCAATGTCACGATGCTTGTTTCTTCATCATAATTCAATACTAAACCAGCAAAATCAAATTTTGTTTTCTTGCCGTGTACGCCAAACATTTGCTCATCCACTCCAGGAATCCCTTCAAAAAAGGCAGGAGCCGTATCGCGGTTTGCACATTTGTCTAGCTCATCAAGCCATTCTTTTTGAATCACAAAATTCTCAGGATCTGCACAGTATGCGTCAATCACCTTGCGATATACGCTCACCACTGTTGCGATATAGTGAATCGACTTCATACGACCTTCAATTTTTAAGCTATCAATACCCAGCTCAATCATTTGAGGGATAGATTGAATTAAATTTAAGTCTTTTGGACTCATTGCAAACGGATCGTCTTGCTCATCAAATAAAGCCGTTTCCGTTTTACCGTCTTCTACTTTAAATAAATCATAGTCCCAACGGCATGATTGACAGCAGCCTCCACGGTTTGAATCACGCGCTGTCATATGGTTACTTAGCACACAGCGGCCTGAATAAGCAATACACATCGCTCCATGAATAAAAGCTTCAATTTCAATATCCACTTTTTCTTTCATTTCGCGCATTTCTTCAGCACCCGTTTCACGAGCAAGTACAACACGTTCTAATCCTTCTTCTTTCCAGAACTGAACGGCTTTCCAGTTTGAAAGTGATTGCTGCGTACTTAAATGTACTTCAAGCTTAGGTGCAACGCGTCGACAGGTTTCGATAATTAACGGATCAGCTACGATGATTCCAGAAACACCAGCGCGCTCTAAGCCCATTAAATAATCTTCAAGTCCGTCCATATTTTCATTGTGAGCAAAAATGTTTGTTGTAACATAAATACGTGCGCCGTATTTGTTTGCAAACTGAACACCTTCTGCCATTTCTTCAAATGTAAAGTTATCTGCATTTGAACGAAGGCCAAACTCTTTTCCTCCGATAAATACAGCATCTGCTCCATAGTGTACGGCAACTTTTAATTTTTCAAGGTTACCGGCTGGAGCTAACAACTCAGGCTTCTTAGTAATAACTCGTTTACCTTCTACTACAGTATCGATTTGAACAGCCATCGTTTGTACCTCCTTTGTTTATCTTTCTTTGCATGCTTTTTAATATACCGTTTCTTTAAAGAAAAACCCTGTGTCTAACGGACGGTTAATTGGCTGCAAGCTTTCAATTTCTTCTAACAAATCGTCTTTAACGTTTTCGTATTCTTCACGGTCATCTACACATAAATCAATCGCTTGACGATATTTTTTTGTTACTTCTAAAATATATTGCGGTGACTTTAATACGCCGTCAATTTTGAATACATCTACTTCAGCGTCAATCATTTCGGAAAGCTCATCGATAATGCACATATCATTTGGACTCATAATGTGCGTTCCATTTTCATCTTCGAAAATTGGATACTTATTGTTTCGCTCATTATCAAGTAAAAACATATCTTTTTCTACTTTACGATTTTCAATTTCCATGACTTTTCCTTGATACTCAAAGTAGTTGCCAAGAAGTGAACGTTTTGATTGGAACATACACGTCATGCCATGCACCTGAACTTCAATTTCTACTTCGGCTTTTTCTTTGATATCAATGATGCTATCCATGCTTAGCTCACGAGCAAGAACTGCACGCTTAGCTCCTTTACGCCCCCAGTAGTTACATGAATACCAGTTTGTTCCCGTTGTTTCAGTACTCCAGTGCATCTTCATTTCTGGAGCTGTTTCACGCACTGCCATCAATACAGCAGGATCTCCAAATACAATCGCATCCACGCTTGCTTCTTTTAAGAATAAAATATATTCATTTAGTTCGGCGATTTTATCATTGTGAAATAATCCGTTCATCGCTACGTAGACTTTTGCATTATGCTGATGAGCAATATTTACAGCTTCTACGATATCTTCACGTTTGAATTCACCTGCTAAACGCAAACCGTAG
This genomic interval carries:
- a CDS encoding isochorismatase family protein translates to MKMEDIDFTITALVLIDLQKGIVPIGGDEIVEKSVQLVNRFREQNGFISFVRVDFQDGKDALTPETDQKPSAPQERPADWAGFDPRLNVQENDYIVTKRQWGAFFGTDLDLQLRRRGIDTIVLCGIATNIGVESTAREAFQYGYNQIFITDAMATFTKEEHEATLSYIFPKIGKLRTTQQFLTEN
- the greA gene encoding transcription elongation factor GreA, which translates into the protein MAQEKVFPMTEEGKLKLEQELEYLKTVKRKEVVERIKIARSFGDLSENSEYDSAKDEQAFVEGRITTLENMIRNAKIIEEDVENSSIVSLGKSVTFVELPDGDEETYTIVGSAEADPFEGKISNDSPIAKSLMGKQIGDQVTVQTPGGDMSVKIVSVK
- the udk gene encoding uridine kinase, producing MGKKPVVIGIAGGSGSGKTTVTKAIYEYFKGHSIMLLEQDYYYKDQSDVPFEQRLQTNYDHPLAFDNDLLIEHLQNLLNYESIDKPVYDYAIHTRSEKVIREEPKDVIILEGILVLEDQRLRNLMDIKLYVDTDADLRIIRRMLRDIKERERTLESVVDQYVSVVRPMHNQFVEPTKRYADIIIPEGGQNHVAIDLMVTKIQTILEQNAIL
- a CDS encoding peptidase U32 family protein, whose protein sequence is MAVQIDTVVEGKRVITKKPELLAPAGNLEKLKVAVHYGADAVFIGGKEFGLRSNADNFTFEEMAEGVQFANKYGARIYVTTNIFAHNENMDGLEDYLMGLERAGVSGIIVADPLIIETCRRVAPKLEVHLSTQQSLSNWKAVQFWKEEGLERVVLARETGAEEMREMKEKVDIEIEAFIHGAMCIAYSGRCVLSNHMTARDSNRGGCCQSCRWDYDLFKVEDGKTETALFDEQDDPFAMSPKDLNLIQSIPQMIELGIDSLKIEGRMKSIHYIATVVSVYRKVIDAYCADPENFVIQKEWLDELDKCANRDTAPAFFEGIPGVDEQMFGVHGKKTKFDFAGLVLNYDEETSIVTLQQRNYFKPGEEVEFFGPEIKNFTQKIDKIWDEDGNELDAARHPLQIVKFKVDQPLFSYNMMRKGI
- a CDS encoding peptidase U32 family protein, with protein sequence MKKPELLVTPTAVSEIESLLQAGATAIMVGEQRYGLRLAGEFKREDIVEAVNIAHQHNAKVYVAMNGLFHNDKIAELNEYILFLKEASVDAIVFGDPAVLMAVRETAPEMKMHWSTETTGTNWYSCNYWGRKGAKRAVLARELSMDSIIDIKEKAEVEIEVQVHGMTCMFQSKRSLLGNYFEYQGKVMEIENRKVEKDMFLLDNERNNKYPIFEDENGTHIMSPNDMCIIDELSEMIDAEVDVFKIDGVLKSPQYILEVTKKYRQAIDLCVDDREEYENVKDDLLEEIESLQPINRPLDTGFFFKETVY